CGGTAAGAAAAGAGCCCAGAAGTATGAATATGAACACGAATGTAGCCGTTACATAAATAGCTACCCCATATATTCCTTCACTTGTCAAGAACATATGCTCTATAATTCGCGCTACTTCATATTGCCTGTGGCCAAGGGTCCCGGGAATAAGGTGCCCAAAAAAAGCATAGAGAAGGAAGCTCACTGCAACAATGACAAGAGGCCAACCCATAGTTCGGCGGGTTGCCTCCAGTACTATAAAGATCATAATGGCTCCTATGATAATATCTCTTGTTGCGGGATCCCCCATTCGAAAAACGATATTCATGTAGTCTAAGGTAAGATAGACACCCACTCCCAGTGAAAAAAGGATTGCCCCAATATCCCATAGGGGAATTTTGTCTTTCTGTTTGCTCGTTGCCGGGAAAATAAAGAATGTCAAAGCAAGGGCAAAGGCCAGGTGTATGGCTCTATGCTGAAACTGAGGAAGCATATGCACTCCGGACGAATACATATGATATAAAGACATGCATATGGCCAAAATGCTGCAAATTCGTGCGGAAATACCTGTCAAGTTCCTCTTTCTTTCAAATTTTTCGTTGAGCTCTTTAAGTTTTTCTTCAGGAGTAAGCTCTTCCTGTTTTTTTCTCTTGAAAAACATCGGACTCACCTCGTCTTAAGTACTGAAAATACGATATTTTTTCGACCAATACGTCCATGCGCTCCATATCGTCAAAATATAGCTTCAAATCAATTTCCCGCCGGCCGCCATCTAAAAGCAGGCGTGGTTCAGCTATATAGCTAATCCTGAAAGGAACTAGATCCAGAGGTATATTGAGCCCTTGAATAACCATATAACCATTTTCAAAATGAACCGTCTGGTCACATGTGGAAGGAACACCCCATCCCAGATCCTGAAGCCTTGTTTCCACCACCAGTATGCTGCCGCTCCCGTCAACCCTGTAAAATTCATATACAGGTGTCAAATGAACTGAATGCCGAATACAGGTGGCGAAGGAATAACCAGCCAGTATTTTCTGTCGATACAATATCTGATCTGTTTTGTAATTTTTTACACTCAAAACAAGTACGGGAGAGAAGAAGAGAAAATACAAAATCACTACTGCACCTGAAAAAAAGAGACTTGCTAAAACCCTCTTTCTCATTTTTACCGTCCTCAATTAAGAAGAGAGGGGTACAAGGGCATACCCCTCTCTTCTAATCGTTTTTTCGCTTATTTAACAACCCACTTGCTTACATCTACGCCTTTTTCTTCATAATATTTTGCGGCACCGGCATGAAGAGGAATAGACATAGCGCTTAGCGCAGTTTCAAAACTGATCATTTTACCCTGAACGTGAGAGTCTGCAACGACATCAAGATGGTCGAAGAAAGCCTTTGTTATCTGATAGATAGTGTCTTCAGGAAGGTCTTCGCGAGCGACAAACAGTGCGGGGCTTGCTACAGCCGCTACATCTTCATCAACACCGCGGTACGTTCCTGCAGGGATATTGATCATTGCGAGATAGGAGCGCTCTTTCAAAAATTCATTCATTATGTCTGCATCAAGGGTAAGAAGCTGGATGTCAAGGGTTGTAGAAGCATCAACAACCGCTGATGTGGGAATGCCTGAGCCTATTACCGCACAATCGATAAGGCGGTCTTTCAGGGCTGTAATGGCTTCGCCAAAGTTGAGGAACTGAGGAGAGAATTTATCGTAATCCAGTCCGTGAGCCTCAAGAACCATTTTTGCCGTCCGTTCTGTTCCGCTTCCAGGAGCCCCAACAGCAACCTTCTTGCCGGCAAGATCCTTGGCGGTTTTCAGATTAGACCCCTTTAATACGACAAACTGGAAAATTTCAGGATAAAGACAGGCAATACCTCGAATATTCTCCACGGGCTCATTTTCAAATGGGGGCTGGCCGCTGTATCCTCCAAAACTGGTGTTTGAAGCACCCATCATAAGCTCTACCTTGCCTTCGCGGATCATTTTCAGATTCGCCACGGAAGCGCCGGTTGACTCTGCTGTAACCTCGATGCCAGGCACGTATTTTGTGATGATAGATGCGATTGCCGAACCGATAGGATAATACGTCCCCGCTGTTCCTCCTGTAGCGAAAGAGTAGCGCTCTACCGCCATAGCTGATACAGAAATCCCTAAAACCAGTACTAGTGTTAGAAAAACCACAAAACCTCTTGCATATTTTCGCATGCTTTTTCCCCCTTCATTTAGAGTATGGATTAATAAACTCCTAAAATTACAGAGACAAAACCCTTGGCCTTCGATTGACCAACGGAACTTTGAGCAGTTTTTTCCACCTATAGGGACTTATCTATCTTTTGATATTTATGGATATCAAAGATTTTAAAAGTGATATATTGAATTTCAGAATATACTCACTATAATTTTAAGGGGAGAGAATGTCAACTGAGGATACAGAGAATGTGTAAATGTATACATTATGCCTTCTAGAAAGGAGGGACAGAATGCACAATAGAAAACAGGATGTTTCTATTGAAAAAAAAAGCAGTGAAAAAGACCTCTTTGAACATATGAGAGAAACGAGCCTTAAGTTGCCCTCACAACAAAAAAACGTTTGCGATTATATCCTCGCCCATTACCAACAGGCAGCCTTTATGAAAGTGGAAGAAGTAGCCCTGGCCACAAAAACAAGTAATGCCACTGTGATACGGACTGCGGGAAGCCTCGGTTTTAAAAGCTATACGGAGATGAAAGAAGAGATTCAGCATGTTCTTACCTCTACAACTCCTCCTCCTCTCGATCGTTTGCGGAAAAACATAGCTGGAGACTCCGGTTTAAACGTTCTCGATCACGTTATTAAAGAAAATATTCAAAGCTTACAGACACTCTACAGTCAGCATTTGGCCGAAAGTTTTCCTCGAGCAATCCAAATCCTTCAAAATGCTTCCAGAATCTACATTCTGGGACTTCGTTCAACTCGGGGGCTCGCAGTGTACCTTCACGCCCTTTTGCACCAACTGTTTAAAGATATTTATCTTGCCGACGGTTCCGGATCAGACAATCTTTTTGATGAACTTTATGACATGACTGAAGATGACGTATTTATCGCCTTAATGGCCGGGAGTCCCCACTATACGAAACGAACTATCAATGCCGTAAAATATGTCCGCAGCCGCTCAATACCCGTTATATTGATAACTAACAATCTTTCGAATGTCGCGGCACCGCTGGCTTCTGCCGTACTACTCGCCCCGCAGAACACGAATCACTACTCTACAGTAACGCTCCTAACCATTATCGATGCCCTGGTATTCCAGCTGGGACAGCTTAAAGCAGACGACGCAAGGCCTAAACTTGAGCAATTAGGCGGCCTTTTAGTAAAAAATGATATTTCCGTATAGAGAACAGATGAGGGAAACGACCCTCTGAGAAGAGGCCTTTTCCCTCGCTGCTCACGGTTGGACAGAAAAAATTTTGCCGTTTTTCATCTCATATGTTGAAAATTTATGCGCCATGCCATCCCTTGCCTCGAGGAACACATCTTCTATATCCCTTCTGCACGAGAAGAGGAGGATCTGCCCTCTTGACGCTACATCAAGAACAACCCTGGCCGCCCCAATCTGGCGCCTCTCATCAAAGCGAACAAAAACATCATCGAGTATGAGGGGAAGGGGCTCCATTCTCTTTCCATAAAGCTCTGCCAGGGCCAGACGGATAGAAAGATATACCTGGTCAGCGAGGCCGCTGCTCCAGACATCTTCCTTTTTGCGAAGGAATCCCGACTTTTCTTCAAGCTCTACTGAAAACCCCCCTTCTTCCGATGCTGTAGAGATAAGGGAGTACCGTCCTTCTGTCATAAGTTCAAGGAAATCCCCCGCCTTTTTAAAGACTTCAGGCTGTCGCTCCTGTTCATGTTTTTGACGGGTCTGCTCGAGAACGCAGCGGCATGCCACCACGGCGAGCCATTCTTTAAGAGCGAGCCTAAGCTCTTCTTCCAGCTTCTCCCGTTCTAAAAACAATGCGCTTAATTCCTTGTCTTTTTCCAGTTCATCAATGCGGGTTTTCAAATGACCGCGCTCTTCATTCAGCTCCTCCAGTTGCTGGGAAAGAAGCTGCTCCTGCTCTTTACTCTCACCTATGAGGATTTGCGACTCTGCTGGTGTTCTTTTAGGGAGCTCCTCCAAAACTTTTGTGAGATTCTCGTTTCCGCCAGCTATGGCAAGAAGAGAGAGCCTGTGGTTTTCAATGATCTTTTTCAGGTCGTTACAGCGCTGCCATCTCTCACCCAGCTCTAAAAAAGACGGCTCATCGTGAACCTTCGCCTGCTCAAACAATTCCTTTTTTAGCGTTCTGCTTTCATTCCATGCCTTATGGGCTCTTTCGTATATCTCCTCGTTCCGTTTTTTCTCTCGTTGGATCATGGTTATCTGGTTCCACTGCTCCTCTGCTTCTTCAAGGCGGGATGTGAGAATATCGATAGGAGAGACGAGACTAAGCTTGCTCCATGGACCTAAAGACAGTGAGCGGAAAAGAGAATGGATTTCCTCCTCCTTAGCTGATATATACTCCTGAGAAGAGGAGAGCTGCTTTTCCATATCCCTTATCTGAGCAAGCCGGCCGCGAAGCTGTTTGACCAGGCTTTCAAATTCTGTCCAATGTTCTACTTTCAATGAAGCGGAGAATCCTTTCTCCTCTACAAAGCTTTTCCACTCTGCATCAGTTTGATCTAAAAGCTTTTTTATACTGTTGAGGGAGCTTTCGCAATCTTCGAGTTTCCTTTGGCGGCGACCCAGTTCTTCCTCCGCATCCCTTTGGGACTGAAGAGCCTGGTCGTACTCACGAATACCGTCAATACAGTCATCGATATACATTTCTGCTTTCTCCAGCTCAAGATAATCCTTCGGGCACTCTATCGCCAGGCCTTCCACTGTATGGCTAAGCTCTTCCTCTGTTTCTACAAGATTTTTTCTTAGGCGGCAAAGAAGCTCTTCTTTTTCATTGAAGAACTTCCTTTTCTGGAAAAAATCCACGATTATAAAACCTAAGCTTGCAGCTATGGCTGTTATCCCTGTCTTCAAAAAGAATATGTCTCCTGTCCTGTAGCCCGCTCCAAGAAAAGCTAAACCTAAAGTTCCTGCTGCTGCCCCTCCCCACTGCAACTCTTTTTTCTGCCGGAAAAGGTCAAGATTCATTTCATTTTCTTTTATCTGATTTTGAATCTGATGCCAACGGGTGAAGAATTGGCGTAACGATCCGCACTTCTCTCTCAATGTCTGAACTGACAGTGGGGAGACATTTCGTTCCATCTTCTCAACATGCTCTTTTCGTGTTTTAAGCAGGGACCTTGCTTCGTCTCTGGCTTTTCGGGCCTGCTCGCAAGTTTCATTACGTATGACATGCTGATTGCGAAAATCTTCTTTCTGCTTTTCTAAATCCCCTGCTTTTTGGGAAACGCCAAAAGACAAATCAAGGGATTCCAGGTCATCAATAGTCCATGACTGATGGATTTCCCGTACCTCACGGTCAAGACGCTGTTTCATCGACAGAATATCTAAACTGAGATTCTGAATGATTTCTTCTTCTTTTTCGATGCGATTTCGATTCTGAGCCAGTGCCCGAATGGCGCCTTTCTGTTCAAGGACCTTCTGAATAGAGGGAATATGGAAGGCCTGAAGCTGCTTGTCTAAGTTTCGGCATTGGAAGACCAGTTCCTCAAGTTCTCTTTCTCTAGCCCCTTCTTCCTCATGAATTTTTTTGAATCGCAGAAGACCTTCGTCTGGGAAAAAGAGAACTTCACCAATCTCTTCAAGCTTTCTCTGTGCTTCCGTCATTTCCACCCAGGGAGACCTGGCCTTTTCAACCCATTCCATCAAGGAAAGATCGTAACGGATGGCTTCTAAGTTTTTTCGCGCCGATTCTATCTGATGACCTGTCTTTTCCAATTCTTCTTTCTTTTGCAGATACTCGTCTTTTTGTTGCTGGAGAAGTTTTATTTGTTCTTTTGTCTCCTGTATTTTTTTTAGGAAAACATTGATCTCCGCAGATGACCTGGCCCCGCCCTGAATTCTGTAAAGGGCCTTTTCCTGATTGGAAAGGGAAGCAAGGAATGTGGGAAGAGATGCTGTACCCAGTCCGGCGCCTGCAGAAAAAAAACGACTTTGTATTCCTCGATCATTGAGAGGACGTATCTTTTGCATATCCTCGAGACCTACGGAGAAGATACGCTCATACATTTCCCGATCCACATATCCCAGAAGATCCTCAAGGCTTGTTCCATTCCGCGCACCTGAAAAAGTTGAGTTTCTGCCGTTCATGACCAGGCTAAACCGTTCGCCCTTGAGGGATTCAATAATTAAACTTCCCTTTTGCTTTCCTCCGTGGGGAGGGGCATATAGATTACGGCTGGAACGTCCGTCAGGGCACCCAAAGAGGCTATATCGCAAAAAGCTCATCAGGGTTGTCTTACCGCTCTCGTTATCTCCAAGGATAAGAGACAGACCTGCAGGAAAATGTCCTTCCATGTTCTCGAGGAGACCAAAACTACGGATTTTGAACTCTATGAAACGCATGGGTCATTCTCCCCCTTAAGCAGCCCGTCCAATCCCTTTATAGCGGCTTTTTCAAGAATTTGAGCAATGTCTTCCCTTTCCAGGGTTTGCAGGTAGGGCTCCAGGTCGCCGCGCCTCCATTTCCCATTCCCCAAGCCCTCATCCATAAGTGCAAAAAGTGTTTCATTGTCGTGTATCTGAGATCGGACGGTATCCATCTCTCTGAGAAAGTCCCCCACAAAGGTCTGGGTCTTCCGAAGGTTTTCTATGGCATAATCAGGACAGGTTTTATTCTGGATGGCCTCAATCCATACAAAGTCGGACAAGGCCTCTTCCTCCCTATTGAGTTCCCTTATCAAGGTTTCCATGAATTCATCCCGGCCTAATCGCCTGTAAAGACTCGTATTTCCCGTCAATGTCACACGAAGCATAATGCCCCTGCCCTCCGCTTCCTTACGGTATTTTCCCCTAAGGTTTTCGAGGGCATCCATGAGAACCTGCTCTTCCTCCACAGAGGAAATATCAAGGGTTTCTTCCCACCAGCGAATTTTATCTGTAGGATAGAAAATCGGAGAGATGAAGCCCTGTGCCGATACCGTCACAAGGTAGCATCCGCGAGGGCCCGTTTCCCTTACACTCCTCCCCTGAATTGTTCCCGGGTAGACCACTAGTGGATTTTCACATGATAGAATCATGGGGCGATGGATATGCCCCAAAGCCCAGTAATCCACAGAAGAATCCCGAAGATCTTCAATAGAACATGGGGCATAATTCTCGTGGCCCTCCATGCCCCCTACATTGCAGTGAAGAAGGGCGACATTAAATCCCTTCCTGCTTTCAAGGGCTTTTGCCATTTGAATGGCGACATTGCCCCTTTCATCCCCAGTGGGGTAACTATATCCTGCTATGTGGCCGATAAGGGCATTATTTTTTCCGTATAAGGGACGGACCTCTACCTCACCCTTAAATTGGAAAACCCTCTCTGGGAGACTTAATTTTGCCCGATCTCCAGAAAGGGGGTCATGGTTCCCATGAACCATATACACGAATATTCCAGCCTGGCTTAAACGAAGAAGCTGCCGCCTAAGGGCAAGTTGGGCACTGAGGCTTCTATCAGCGCTATCATACAGATCTCCGGAAAGGAGCACAAAATCCACTCGCTCCCGCAGTGCCAGGTCAACTACTCTTTCAAAGGATTTAAAGACCGCATCCTGCAGCATGCCCGCAATTGCCGGCGAATAAGAACGTACCCCCCGAAAGGGACTGTCCAGGTGCAGGTCTGCACAGTGAAGAAACGCAAAATCCCGCTGAAGGCCCATTCCACTGCCCTCCTTCTTCTGTTAGACTTTTATTTATGATGACAACAATATTTCTAGGAAAGGGACTTGTTTATATTATTTTCATTCTCGTCTATCTTGGCATGATCGTCGGACGATTTCCATCATTGGCTCTCGACCGAACCGGCATCGTGCTGCTTGGAACCATTATATTGCTTATTGCAAGTCCTTTCCCCCCAGAGATCCTTTTCCAGGCTGTGGATATCTCCACAGTAATGCTTCTTTTTGGCTTTATGATTATTTCCGCTCAATTACGGCTAGGGGGATTTTATACAATAATAACCCAAAGGGCAGCAAACCTCGAAGGTCCCCCTCAAAAGCTTTTGGCCGTGGTTATTATCGTCTCAAGCGCTCTTTCCGCCCTTCTTTCCAATGACATCATATGCCTTGCCATGACCCCTGTCTTAGGAGAAATCTGCATCAAGAAGGGACTAAATCCTCTTCCTTTCTTACTCTCCCTGGCCTGTGCCGCAAATATAGGATCGGCATTGACCCTTATCGGCAATCCTCAAAACATGCTTATCGGTCAAAGCCTTCTTCTTCCCTTTGGACCCTATATGCTTTTCGCCCTCATACCAGTGGTTGTATCTCTTTTTGTTCTCTGGGGCATAGTCTGTTTCCTGTATAGACAACATTGGCATGAAACCCTTCCTCTGCCGCAGAAGGTAAACCTTCCTTTCCTGGGCTGGCAGACTGCAAAGGGGATTCTTGTTCTGTCTGTTGTGGTCGTCCTTTTTCTTTTCGCCCCTCTGCCCCGTGACATGGTAGCGCTAGGTGCCGCGGCTATTCTGTTAACAAGCCGTACCATGGCCTCTCGCAAGGCCCTTAACCTTGTAGACTGGCAACTGATCGTTCTGTTCATAGGTCTCTTTATTATAAACGGTGCTTTCGCAAAAAGTGGAGGACTCGCAGCCATAGAAAAAGGCCTGCACATGGCAGGGATCTCTCTCCAGCACGGAAGCTGGCTTTTCTGGATATCGGCCATCCTTTCTAATGTGGTTTCTAATGTTCCCGCCGTCATGCTGCTTCTTCCGCTCTCAAAGATCCCCCTGGCAGGACCGATCCTGGCATTAAGCAGCACCTTCGCAGGAAATCTCATCGTCGTAGGGAGTATCGCCAACATTATTGTGATCAATGGGGCCAGGGATCTGGGACTCGCTATTTCATGGAGGGACCACGCTCGTATTGGCATACCTGTTACTTTAACATCTCTTCTTATTTCATGGATTTGGATTTTTGCTGGAGGGCCCCTATGGTAACAATTTGTTTGGGAACAGTTGCTCCTTCCCGCTACTCTATAGGTAAAGATGTTATTGCCAGGCAGCTGCGAGAAGAGGGGTATTGCCTTATAGATCTGGGGGGAAACATCACTGTCCAAACCCTGGAAGAAGCCTTTTCTCGAAAAACCTTTAGCCTTCTAGCCCTTTCCTGTCCTGAAGAGGAATGTTTAAATGAGCTGAACTTTCTTATATCCTGGGCC
This region of Aminobacterium colombiense DSM 12261 genomic DNA includes:
- a CDS encoding DUF1850 domain-containing protein, with protein sequence MRKRVLASLFFSGAVVILYFLFFSPVLVLSVKNYKTDQILYRQKILAGYSFATCIRHSVHLTPVYEFYRVDGSGSILVVETRLQDLGWGVPSTCDQTVHFENGYMVIQGLNIPLDLVPFRISYIAEPRLLLDGGRREIDLKLYFDDMERMDVLVEKISYFQYLRRGESDVFQEKKTGRAYS
- a CDS encoding TAXI family TRAP transporter solute-binding subunit translates to MRKYARGFVVFLTLVLVLGISVSAMAVERYSFATGGTAGTYYPIGSAIASIITKYVPGIEVTAESTGASVANLKMIREGKVELMMGASNTSFGGYSGQPPFENEPVENIRGIACLYPEIFQFVVLKGSNLKTAKDLAGKKVAVGAPGSGTERTAKMVLEAHGLDYDKFSPQFLNFGEAITALKDRLIDCAVIGSGIPTSAVVDASTTLDIQLLTLDADIMNEFLKERSYLAMINIPAGTYRGVDEDVAAVASPALFVAREDLPEDTIYQITKAFFDHLDVVADSHVQGKMISFETALSAMSIPLHAGAAKYYEEKGVDVSKWVVK
- a CDS encoding MurR/RpiR family transcriptional regulator, translating into MHNRKQDVSIEKKSSEKDLFEHMRETSLKLPSQQKNVCDYILAHYQQAAFMKVEEVALATKTSNATVIRTAGSLGFKSYTEMKEEIQHVLTSTTPPPLDRLRKNIAGDSGLNVLDHVIKENIQSLQTLYSQHLAESFPRAIQILQNASRIYILGLRSTRGLAVYLHALLHQLFKDIYLADGSGSDNLFDELYDMTEDDVFIALMAGSPHYTKRTINAVKYVRSRSIPVILITNNLSNVAAPLASAVLLAPQNTNHYSTVTLLTIIDALVFQLGQLKADDARPKLEQLGGLLVKNDISV
- a CDS encoding ATP-binding protein produces the protein MRFIEFKIRSFGLLENMEGHFPAGLSLILGDNESGKTTLMSFLRYSLFGCPDGRSSRNLYAPPHGGKQKGSLIIESLKGERFSLVMNGRNSTFSGARNGTSLEDLLGYVDREMYERIFSVGLEDMQKIRPLNDRGIQSRFFSAGAGLGTASLPTFLASLSNQEKALYRIQGGARSSAEINVFLKKIQETKEQIKLLQQQKDEYLQKKEELEKTGHQIESARKNLEAIRYDLSLMEWVEKARSPWVEMTEAQRKLEEIGEVLFFPDEGLLRFKKIHEEEGARERELEELVFQCRNLDKQLQAFHIPSIQKVLEQKGAIRALAQNRNRIEKEEEIIQNLSLDILSMKQRLDREVREIHQSWTIDDLESLDLSFGVSQKAGDLEKQKEDFRNQHVIRNETCEQARKARDEARSLLKTRKEHVEKMERNVSPLSVQTLREKCGSLRQFFTRWHQIQNQIKENEMNLDLFRQKKELQWGGAAAGTLGLAFLGAGYRTGDIFFLKTGITAIAASLGFIIVDFFQKRKFFNEKEELLCRLRKNLVETEEELSHTVEGLAIECPKDYLELEKAEMYIDDCIDGIREYDQALQSQRDAEEELGRRQRKLEDCESSLNSIKKLLDQTDAEWKSFVEEKGFSASLKVEHWTEFESLVKQLRGRLAQIRDMEKQLSSSQEYISAKEEEIHSLFRSLSLGPWSKLSLVSPIDILTSRLEEAEEQWNQITMIQREKKRNEEIYERAHKAWNESRTLKKELFEQAKVHDEPSFLELGERWQRCNDLKKIIENHRLSLLAIAGGNENLTKVLEELPKRTPAESQILIGESKEQEQLLSQQLEELNEERGHLKTRIDELEKDKELSALFLEREKLEEELRLALKEWLAVVACRCVLEQTRQKHEQERQPEVFKKAGDFLELMTEGRYSLISTASEEGGFSVELEEKSGFLRKKEDVWSSGLADQVYLSIRLALAELYGKRMEPLPLILDDVFVRFDERRQIGAARVVLDVASRGQILLFSCRRDIEDVFLEARDGMAHKFSTYEMKNGKIFSVQP
- a CDS encoding metallophosphoesterase family protein: MGLQRDFAFLHCADLHLDSPFRGVRSYSPAIAGMLQDAVFKSFERVVDLALRERVDFVLLSGDLYDSADRSLSAQLALRRQLLRLSQAGIFVYMVHGNHDPLSGDRAKLSLPERVFQFKGEVEVRPLYGKNNALIGHIAGYSYPTGDERGNVAIQMAKALESRKGFNVALLHCNVGGMEGHENYAPCSIEDLRDSSVDYWALGHIHRPMILSCENPLVVYPGTIQGRSVRETGPRGCYLVTVSAQGFISPIFYPTDKIRWWEETLDISSVEEEQVLMDALENLRGKYRKEAEGRGIMLRVTLTGNTSLYRRLGRDEFMETLIRELNREEEALSDFVWIEAIQNKTCPDYAIENLRKTQTFVGDFLREMDTVRSQIHDNETLFALMDEGLGNGKWRRGDLEPYLQTLEREDIAQILEKAAIKGLDGLLKGENDPCVS
- a CDS encoding SLC13 family permease — protein: MMTTIFLGKGLVYIIFILVYLGMIVGRFPSLALDRTGIVLLGTIILLIASPFPPEILFQAVDISTVMLLFGFMIISAQLRLGGFYTIITQRAANLEGPPQKLLAVVIIVSSALSALLSNDIICLAMTPVLGEICIKKGLNPLPFLLSLACAANIGSALTLIGNPQNMLIGQSLLLPFGPYMLFALIPVVVSLFVLWGIVCFLYRQHWHETLPLPQKVNLPFLGWQTAKGILVLSVVVVLFLFAPLPRDMVALGAAAILLTSRTMASRKALNLVDWQLIVLFIGLFIINGAFAKSGGLAAIEKGLHMAGISLQHGSWLFWISAILSNVVSNVPAVMLLLPLSKIPLAGPILALSSTFAGNLIVVGSIANIIVINGARDLGLAISWRDHARIGIPVTLTSLLISWIWIFAGGPLW